DNA from Mucilaginibacter mallensis:
CCTCCAGGCCCGCGATGCTGAACTCATTATACGCACAGGTAACCCCGCCGAAATACTGCCGCAATTAGCCGAAGAATACCATATAAGCGAAGTATACCACCACCGTGAAGTAGCTTACGAAGAAACTGAAATATCCGAACAGGTTGAAGCTGCTTTATGGAAGATCAGGCTGAATCTGAAACATTTTATAGGCCATACTTTATACCATAAAGAGGACCTGCCATTCCCGATAAAGGACATCCCCGATAGCTTTGCCATATTTAAAAAGAAAATAGAACGCGACAGCGATGTGCGCCCTTTTGCAAGCACACCTGAGCATATTGTTACACCAGAAATAACCGACGCCGGTGAACTGCCCACCTTACAGCAATTAGGTTTGGATGAACCGGTCGACGATCCACGTGCTGCCATCAAGTTTATTGGGGGCGAAACTGAGGCTTTAAAGCAGCTGGACCAATATTTTATACACACCGAACAATTAGGCAAACAAAAACCAAAGAATGGATCGGCAAGCACGTGTATGTCATCACATCTTTCACCCTGGATAGCATTGGGCTGTATATCCCTGCGCCAGGTATATTGGGAGGTGATAAAGCATGAAGGCAGTACGCACAATAATAGTCCGCTGGTTTTGGAACTGCTTTGGCGCGATTATTTCAGGTTCATGTTTAAAAAGCATGGCCAAAAATTCATATCTGCCAAAGAAACTGATAACAGCGACGATTTTGCGGCCAACCAGGATGAGCTTTTCGAAAAATGGAAAACCGGCATCACTGGTGTTGCTTTGGTTGATGCTATTATGCACGAGCTAAACGCCACCGGTTACATTAATAATTATAGCAGGCAAATTGTAGCCGGCTTTTTGGTAAGTGTACTTAAAGTCGACTGGACAAAAGGTGCCGCTTATTTTGAGGAAAAGCTGATCGATTACTCGCCGGCAAGCAACTGGGGTAACTGGGCTTTCATAGCCGGCATAGGTAACGACCCGCGCGATAGCCGCTATTTTAACATAGCTAAACAGTTAAACGACCTCGACACCAAAAATGATTTTATTGCTACCTGGCTACCCGAGCTAAAGGATGTAAGCGATCAATACGCACATGTCACCCATTAGTAAATTAATAACCTGGCCGTAACATTTTAAGCGTTATTTCGTCTATCTATTATAAATCGTTCATCATGAACTCTTTTGAAGAATATACCGTAATTATTGGCTTGCTTGCAGTAATGTTCGAGGGCTTTTCCTACCTGCGCGATTATGTGCACAAGCTCCTGCATTAATTTTATTTTTTTGAGAATTTAGATAACGTTTTTTCAGTTCATACGTTAACCCAATGCGCTGGTTTTAGCTCCTATTTTAAAACAGCATAATTTTATGACAACCACTTTCCTCAATTCAGGGTAAAATATAAATGTTTTTTATCAATTAATTTAAATGTTTGTAAGCCGTTATGCTTACTTTTGTACGTTTTTAAGAATGATTACATGGATCGCCTAAATTATATAAATAGCGGAAACGCAGCTTTTATTGACTCCCTATATCAAGAATATCAACAGGACCCGTCAGCTGTTGATTTTGGATGGCAAAAGTTTTTTGAAGGATTTGATTTCGGAAGAGGTTCCGAAGCACCTGCTGCAAGTGCTGAAACCCCCGAGCATTTTTTAAAAGAGATCAATGTTTTAAACATGATCAACGGGTACCGTACACGCGGCCACCTGTTTGCTACCACCAACCCGGTGCGCGAGCGCCGCAAATATTACCCTGGTAAGGAACTGGAAACCTTTGGATTGAGTGATGCCGATATGGACACCGTATTTAACGCCGGTGTTGAAGTTGGTATTGGCCCTGCCAAACTGCGTGATATCCGCCAGTTATTGGAAGATACTTATTGCCGCAACATAGGTGCCGAATACCGCTATGTGCGCAACCCCATAAAAGTAAAATGGTTTGAAAGCCGCATGGAAACCAGCCGCAATACGCCATCATTCGGCGTTGAGCAAAAAAAGCTGATGTTTAACAAACTAAGCCACGCGGTTATTTTCGAGAACTTTTTAGGTACCAAATTCCTGGGGCAGAAACGTTTCTCATTAGAAGGCGCCGAAGCGTTGATACCCGCATTGGATTCTGTTATCCAAAAAGGAGCAACATTGGGTATCGAGGAGTTTATCATCGGTATGGCTCACCGTGGTCGCTTAAATGTCCTGTCGAACATCATGGAGAAAACCTACAAGGAAATTTTCTTTGAGTTTGAAGGTAAAAACTACGACGAAGATTCACCATTCAGTGGCGACGTTAAGTACCACCTGGGTTACTCAACTGATGTTACCGCATCTAACGGCAACAAGGTTCACCTAAGTCTTTGCCCTAACCCTTCGCACCTTGAAGCGGTTGACCCTGTTGTTGAAGGCTTAACACGTTCAAAAATTGATTTCAAATACAAAGGCGATCATACCAAAATAGCTCCTATATTAATTCATGGTGATGCTTCAGTAGCAGGCCAGGGAATTGTGTACGAGGTATTGCAGATGGAAAAATTGGATGGCTACCGCACAGGTGGTACCATACATTTGGTTATCAACAACCAGATCGGTTTTACCACCAATTATATCGATGCACGCTCAAGTACTTATTGTACCGACGTTGCTAAAACAGTATTATCACCGGTTTTTCACGTTAATGGTGATGATGTTGAGGCTTTGGCATATGTGGTTAATCTGGCAATGGAATACCGCCAGGCATTTCACGATGACGTATTTATAGACATCTTATGCTATCGCCGATATGGGCACAATGAGGCTGATGAGCCTAAATTCACCCAGCCGGTATTATACAAAGCCATCGAGGCACATGAAAACCCACGCGAGGTCTATCTGAAAAAATTAATAGCCGAAGGCAGCATTACCGAAACGCTGGCTAAGGATACTGAAAAAGAATTCCGCGATCTGTTACAACAGCAACTGGATGAGTCAAAAGCGGAAGAACGCTTTACCGATACCATACCCATGTTTAACGGAGCATGGGAAGGCCTGCATATTGCCACCGAAAGGGAAGCAATGGCAAAAACGGATACAGCTGTTCCAAAAGAGGAATTAATAGAAATTGGCAAGGTGTTAACCGAACTGCCAAAAAATAAAGAGTTTTTCAAGAAAATCGAGAAATTATTTCAGGACCGTAATGCCATGGTTAACAAAACCGGCGTATTCGACTGGGCTATGGGCGAACTACTTGCTTATGGCACACTGTTGAAAGACGGCCACCCGGTTAGGTTAAGTGGAGAGGACGTTAAACGTGGTACTTTCTCACATCGCCACGCGGTATTAACGCTGGCTGATTCTGAAGAAGAATATACTCCGATGGACAATGTAAATCCCGAAGCTAAATTCAGCATATATAACTCTTTATTATCTGAATATGGTGTTTTAGGTTTTGAATACGGCTACGCTTTAGCAAATCCTAATGCCTTAACCATTTGGGAAGCACAATTTGGCGATTTCTTTAACGGTGCACAGATCATTGTTGACCAGTACATAGCCAGCGCCGAAACAAAGTGGCAGCGTGGTAATGGTTTGGTAATGTTATTGCCGCATGGCTACGAAGGTCAGGGGCCTGAGCATTCATCAGCACGTATAGAGCGCTTTATGGAGCTTTGTGCCGATAACAATATCCAGGTTGCTAATTGTACAACACCTGCTAACTTCTTCCATATATTACGCCGCCAGATCTATCGCGACTTCCGTAAACCATTAATCGTATTTACGCCAAAGAGCCTGCTCCGCAGCCCTAAATGTGTATCGCCAATTGTTGATTTTACCGAAGGCAAATTCCAGGAGGTGATAGATGATACTTATGCTGAAGCTAAAAAGGTTAAACGTGTATTATTCTGCTCAGGTAAAATATATTATGACCTGCAGGAGAAACAACAAACCGATCAGCGCAAGGATGTGGCAATAGTACGTATAGAACAGCTATACCCTACCCCGGTACAGCAAATGGCTAAAATAAAGGCCAAATACAGCAAAGCCACCGAGTTTATATGGGTACAGGAAGAACCTGAGAACATGGGCGCATGGCCATATATGTGCCGCAAATTCCGCAAGGAGGATGTGCTTAAACTGGATGTGATATCACGTATTGAAGGTAGTAGTACAGCTACAGGCTTTGCTAAACAACACGCCGCTCAACAACTGTACATTATTTCAAAAGCATTTGAATCACCGGTTGGCCCTGAGTTAAAAGAAAAGATCAAGAAAACAACACAAAAAATGGCTACGGCCAGCGCAGATTAATATTTGTGAGTGGTGAATGGTGAGCAGTGAATTGTTAAAACAACCACTCACCATTCACCGCTCACTACTCACACAAACATAACAACATGAGTTTAGAGATCAAAGTTCCGCCGGTAGGCGAATCAATTACCGAAGTTACCCTGTCATCATGGCTAAAAAAAGATGGTGATACCGTGAAAATGGATGAAGTAATTGCCGAATTAGAATCAGACAAAGCCACATTTGAGCTTACTGCCGAAAAAGCCGGGACTTTAAAAACTATAGCCAAAGAAGGCGACACCTTAGCAATTGGCGCACCTGTTGCCCGTATTGAAGACGGCGGTGCGGCATCAACCTCTGCTCCTGTTATCGAAAGCGCACCTGCTGTTAAAGCAGTTAGCGAAGCAGTAGCGACACCTGCGGATACTACTAACCCATCTGCCGGAGCAAGCACATCTGAAATAAAAGTTCCACCGGTAGGTGAGTCAATTACCGAAGTTACTTTATCACGCTGGATCAAGAAGAACGGCGATACCGTAGCTATGGATGAAGCCATTGCCGAGCTGGAATCAGACAAAGCAACATTTGAATTAACTGCAGATAAAGCAGGCACATTAAACACCATAGCTAAAGAAGGCGATGTATTAGCCATTGGCGCACCTGTTGCCAGTATTACCGGTGGCGGTGGTGTATCAGGCGGAGGAAGCCCGGCAGCAAGTCCTGCCGCAACTACTTCAGCCCCTGCAGCTGCACCTGTTGTTGTATCCGATAAAAATTACGCTACAGGCACACCATCGCCTGCAGCAGCAAAAATACTAGCCGAAAAAGGCATAGACCCATCTGCTGTTAGCGGTAATGGGGTTAATGGCCGTATCACTAAGGAAGATGCAATAAAAGCTAACCTGGTATCAGAAAGCCCTCAAGCTCCTATTCCACCGGCAGCAAAACCATCTCCGGTTGCCGCTACCCAGGCAACGCCTGTATCATTTAGTGGCGACAGGGCTGACCGTCGCGAAAAAATGTCGTCGTTACGTAAAACAGTTGCCAAACGTTTGGTAGCCGTTAAAAATGAGACCGCGATGCTGACCACTTTTAATGAAGTGGACATGTCGCCGATCATGGAGATCCGTGCCAAATACAAGGATAAATTTAAAGAGAAAAATGGTGTTGGCTTAGGTTTTATGTCGTTCTTCACCAAAGCAGTTTGCGAAGCATTAAAAGAATGGCCTTCAGTTGGCGCGCGTATAGATGGCGACGAAATAGTTTTCAGCAATTATGCTGATATCTCGATAGCTGTATCAGCCCCTAAAGGCCTGGTAGTACCTGTTATCCGCAATGCAGATAGTATGAGCCTTGCCCAAATTGAAAAAGCGGTTGCAGCCCTTGCCGTTAAAGCACGCGAAAGTAAATTAACACTGGAAGAAATGACAGGCGGTAACTTTACCATCACTAACGGTGGTGTTTTTGGTTCACTCTTATCAACCCCTATCATCAACTCACCGCAATCGGCTATTTTAGGCATGCACAACATAGTTGAGCGCCCAATTGCCCTAAACGGACAAGTTGTTATCCGCCCGATGATGTACATCGCCCTATCCTATGATCACCGCATCATTGATGGCCGCGAATCGGTAAGCTTCCTGGTACGTGTAAAACAATTACTGGAAGACCCAACAAGATTATTACTGGGCGTGTAGCCCCTAACCCCTAAAGGGGAAATAAGAAAGGGCCCGGTTGGATATTTCAACCGGGCTTTTTTATGTTTAGCTATTCTCCGCCCGTCATTGCGAGGAACAGCCCGACCCGAACTTGTTTCGGGAAGTAATTCCCGTACAAATTCCTCTGGTTACTTATCTATTGAGTCGAATGGTATCGCTCATAGCCGCTAAGGCCTATTTCTTTTGTCTTGATACAAAAGAAACAAAAAATCAAGTCAGTCGAAATGCTTCTTTGCCGCACAGGGCCATTGCGCTGCAAATCAGGCAAAACCTAGGCTGCTATATTTTTACCCTGCTGTCGCTACTCACCTGGCCTTTGCGCTTCTGTAAAAATCTGCTATGCCCTGCCACTGCACAAGGCCACCATCGTTTTGCCTGTTTTCGCCAGAAGCTGTTCTACTGACGGAGCTACCTAAGATGAGGAAACTTTAATTGAACCGTAATTAAAAGCGGGTAAAGGCCCGACAAAAAGCGCGGGCCTGGGTGTTTTGCCTGTGGGCGGAAGGATCTTTTTGTCTTGATTTTTTGCTACCTTTTGTATCAAGACAAAAGTAGTAGCCTCCGCGGCAATGAGCGGCTGCATGCGATAGGTAAACGATATACTAATTGCCCTATGCAGCCGGGGATTGCTTCGCACCTCGCAATGACGCTTCAATAATCAACCTACACCAACTTCCTCAACGACATAATATACCCAATATGCAATCCCTCATGGAAAGGCAAAAAGGCTACCGCCTCCTCAATACTGCTTAATTCAATACCATAACGGGTCATAACTTTGGTATAATCAACAAAGATCTCTTTATCCAGGTCGGCTTCCAGTTTTTCAAGACTTATGAATAATTGTTCTTTAATAAATGCGATTTCTACCTCATCAATAAACCGCTCAGGCTTGGTACCTGGTTTATAGGTATGGAAAAAATCTTCGCTAACTGTGGTATTAAGCCCCGAGCGTTTGTAGCAAATACCTTGCTGCGCAGCAATCATATGGCCCAGGTTCCAGGCAATATTATTATTAAAACTTGTTGGTACTTTATTTAATTGTTCGGTGCTTAAATGTTCAATTTCTTTAAGTACCAGGATGCGCGGTTGTTTTATAATGTCGATAGATCGTTTCATTGGGTGATAAAACTTGGAGGCTAATGTGAGAAAAATATTTTAATCGGGGCGATGTATTTGCTGCCTTTCAGCTTAAAGGGTTTTATTATAACTTTACAGCTTTAACAAACACAAGCATTAATGCCGGAGCTAACTGCAAACAAAACTTTTCAGTCGAATAAAACCATCTGGTATTTCTTATTGGCGTGGACCGCCCTGAACATCATTCAGGCCTACACCCTCGAGCTCCATGCCGATGAAGCCTACTATTGGCTCTACTCCCGATTTTTGGATTGGGGCTATTTTGATCACCCGCCTATGGTGGCCCTGTTCATCCGCTTTGGCGATAGCATTATGCATAACGAGCTGGGCTTGCGCATATTAACCATTACCGTTAGCACAGCATCGATATACATATTATGGCTCATCCTTAAAAAATATAATGCTAATGCCAGGCTGTTCATTGTGGTGATATCCTGCATGTTCATGGTGCATATGTACGGCTTTACCACCACGCCCGATGCGCCGCTGTTCTTCTTCGCGGTAGTGTTCTATTATTTTTATCAGCGCTATATTGATAACGATAGCTGGATTTTAGCTTTAGTATTAGGACTGGTTGTGGCCTGCCTTTTATACAGTAAATACCATGCTGTGCTGCTGATCGGTTTTACGGTACTGGCTAACCTTAGTTTATTAAAACGTTGGTCGTTCTGGTTCATTGTTGTGCTGGCGGCCGTGTTATTTATACCGCATATTTTGTGGCAGGTACACCACAATTTTCCATCGTTAAACTACCATCTTTCGGAGCGTTCGGCAGATAAATATCATCCTGAGTTTACCTACTTGTACCCATTAGGGCAGATATTAATGGCAGGGCCACTTGTTGGCTGGTACTTGTTTTACAGAGGTTTCAGCGCACGGGTTACCGATGCTTTCACCCGCTGCCTAATGGTTAATAGCATAGGCACACCTATCTTTTTCCTGATCAGCTCCTTCCGCGGCGAAGTACAACCACAGTGGACCTATATCGCCTTTGCCCCTTTGATCCTGCTCATTCTCATCAGCTTTGCTCAAAAACCTGTTATACCCAAATGGTTTTACCCGGTGGCCATCATCAATATTGTTATTATTGTTGCGATTAGAATCTGCTTAATTTCAGGTATACCTATAGGTCGTTTGCAGAGTCAGTTTGGGTTTAAAAACTGGTCGTATGTGGTAAAGCAAAAGGTTGGCGATCATTATGTAATATTCAACGAAGGCTTTCAGAACCCATCTAAATACGACTATTACAACAATACGCTAAAGGGCTTTGCCTATGATTCCCGCTATTACCGCAGCACGCAATTTGATATCTGGCCTATTGAAGATAGTCTGCAGCATAAACGTGTTTATTATCTGCTAACCTACAACTCACCCGGTGTTACTACCGACTCTATAAAAGTTAGCGCCGGCACCTGGTATGGCGGCTGGGTTGACGATGTGCGCACTTACCAAAAAGTTATCATTGATAACGGCAACTATAAAATGAGTGCAGCGCCGGGGCAAAAGATCAAATTTAACCTCACGATCACTAATCCATACCCTTACGCTATCGATTTCAGCAACAAAGGCTGGCAGCACAAGGTATTTATGGAGGCCTGTTTCTTTAATGAAAAAGGCGAAATGCAATCACAGCTTACCGATACTAGTTTCAATAAAATTGCGTTAAAGCCCGGGCAAAGCACCCATTATAGTTTCACAATTGTCAGCCCAAAGCAAAAAGGCAGGTACGATTTGCTATTTTCGCTCCAGACAGAGCCTTTTGTTGGCAGCAAGAACAGCAGGATCGTTAAATTTACAGTCGAATAACCCCCAGCAAATGATCAAAAAATTCTACTTACTCATCATTCTTTCTTTTTTCAGCTCTGCGATAGCTTTTGCGCAAACTAATTTTGTGCAGCAGCAAACCGATTTCATGCAGCAGCAAACATTTTCAGCAGATACAACCAAAACAAAGCAGGTAAACACCGCTTCGGTTGATTTTCACTTCAATGCGCTGGCATGGCTGGATAACCGGGAATATAAGGCCTTTATCCCGCGCTCACGCACTTATTCGGGTACACGCACCGCTATTGATTTCGGCTTGAACCTGGATAGCCTGAACCATTTTGTGGTAGGTACCAATGCCATACATGAGTTTGGCGCGCAGCCATACTTTTTGAATGCTGTGCCGATAGCTTACTACAATTATCACAGCTCTAAATGGTTATTTAATGCCGGTGAATTCCCGAGGGCCGGATTAATAGACGACTACCCGCGTGCCATGCTGAATGATACTTTGATGTATTACCGCCCCAATGTTGAGGGTTTGCTGGCGCGATATGGCAACCAGCATTTCTGGCAAACAGGCTGGATAGATTGGGTGAGCCGCCAAACCGATACCCAGCGCGAAGAGTTTTTATTCGGGGCCGAAGGTAAATATACACCAGGCAATGGCCTGTTTTATATAAGAGATTACTTTATGATGGAGCATGATGCCGGTGCTGCCATATTACAACCAACCGACCATATATTTGACAATGGTGCTGTTGAAGTGCGCTTAGGATTAAACTTCAGCCATAAAACATTCCTTGATTCCCTATCATTTGAAGCAGGTAACCTTAGCTCATTTTTAAGGGAACGCGGCAAAACAGGCTGGCAAACGCGTAACGGATTTATGTTCAGCGCTTATGCAGGTTACCACAGGTTTGCCGTGTTTGAAGAATTGTACAAAGGCCAGGGCAGTATCATCTACTACGGCGACTCTTACTACGAAAAAACATTTTATGATCGTGTGGATCTGATCTTTACACCTTTCCTGTCGGGCCGTGTTAAAGGGCAATTTATAGCCAGCTTCCACTTTACACCCGGGCATGCTAATGACAACCAGGAGGTTTTCAGGGTGACGTATGATTTGGGGAGGAAGACGATTGCAAGGTTTAAGGATTAGCAACGTCATATAAACGATTATATTTATAAATGGTAAGCTTGTTTTCAGGCTTGCCATTTTTTTATTTTCTACCCCTTGCTGTGTACGCGTACTACCTGTGCTTAAACCATAAGTGTTCAGAAGATTAAAGAAAGGGTCATGCTGAGGCGCTCGAAGCATGCGGGCAGAGGCCTTTACGCTTACCCTTCGAGTACCTCAGGCTGACCCTACGCTCAATATTTGTAATAAAATAAATCTTCCGAACACCTATGGTGCTTAAACCCGAAGTTTCGTGTTAGGGGTTGAAGCGGATACCGGCTTGTGACTAAGGCCTGTGCAGTATAAGCGGAAGACCCGACCCGTAGGGAAACACCCTAAATATAATTGTCGCTTTTATCAAACACACCTCTTTCAATAAAGTAATCTTGCGTATTGCTTTCTATTGACATAAGTCAAATTCTGCCAACCTGTCACCGTCAAATTATTACAATCTGACTATTTATTACCTTTCAGCTTTCTCCTTTCAGCCTTTTAGCTAAATATTAACTGCCAAACCAACATTGGCACAAGCCTTGTTAAATACTTTGTAATTAAATTATTCAATCAAGAAAAAACAATATATATGTCTAAAATCATTGGAATCGACTTAGGGACAACAAACTCTTGCGTGGCTGTAATGGAAGGTAATGAACCTGTAGTTATACCAAACAGCGAGGGCAAGCGCACTACACCATCAGTAGTAGCTTTTGTTGACAACGGCGAACGTAAAGTGGGTGATCCGGCGAAGCGTCAGGCTATCACCAATCCTACAAGAACTATTTATTCAATCAAACGCTTTATGGGTAACAACTTTAACGAAGTTACCAAAGAAGCTGCACGTGTGCCTTACACCGTGGTTAAAGGTGATAACAACACCCCACGCGTTGAAATTGGCGACCGTAAATATACTCCACAGGAAATTTCAGCTATGATACTTCAGAAAATGAAGAAAACAGCTGAGGATTTCCTAGGACACGAAGTTACCGAAGCGGTTATTACCGTTCCGGCTTATTTTAACGATGCACAGCGCCAGGCTACTAAGGAAGCCGGTGAAATTGCAGGCTTAAAAGTACGTCGTATCATAAACGAACCTACTGCTGCTGCCCTGGCTTATGGCCTTGACAAAGCACACCGCGATATGAAAATTGCTGTGTTCGATTGCGGTGGTGGTACACATGACGTATCAGTACTTGAACTTGGCGATGGCGTGTTTGAAGTAAAAGCAACCGACGGTGATACTCACCTAGGTGGTGACGACTTTGACCAGGTAATTATCGACTGGTTAGCTGACGAATTTAAAAGCGACGAAGGCATCGACCTGCGTAAAGACCCTATGGCGCTGCAACGCTTAAAAGAATCGGCTGAAAAAGCTAAAATTGAATTATCAAGCACTACTCAAACTGAAATTAACTTACCATACATTACTGCTAATGATGGTATGCCTAAGCACTTGGTTAAAACTTTAACCCGCGCTAAATTTGAGCAATTAGCTGATAGCTTAATCAAACGTACTATCGATCCTTGCCGTTCAGCATTGAAAAATGCAGGCTTAAAAACTACTGATATCGACGAGATCATTTTAGTAGGTGGTTCAACCCGTATCCCTGCTATACAGGAAGCTGTTGAAAAATTCTTCGGTAAAGCACCTTCAAAAGGTGTAAACCCTGATGAAGTGGTAGCTATTGGTGCTGCTATTCAAGGTGGTGTATTAACCGGCGAAGTTAAGGATGTGTTATTATTAGACGTTACCCCGCTTTCATTAGGTATTGAAACTATGGGTGGTGTAATGACCAAACTGATAGAAGCTAACACTACTATCCCAACTAAAAAATCTGAAACTTTCTCAACTGCGTCTGATAGCCAGCCGTCAGTAGAGATCCACATATTACAAGGTGAGCGCCCAATTGCTTCAGGCAACCGTACTATTGGCCGTTTCCACTTAGATGGAATACCACCAGCACCTCGTGGCGTACCTCAGATCGAAGTAACTTTTGATATTGATGCTAACGGTATATTACACGTAGCAGCTAAGGATAAAGCTACCGGTAAAGAGCAAAAGATCCGTATCGAAGCTTCTTCAGGTTTATCAGATGCTGATATCAAGAAGATGAAAGAAGAAGCTGAAGCTAACGCTGATGCTGACAAAGCAGCAAAAGAAGAAGTTGAAAAACTGAACTCTGCTGATGCCCTGATCTTCTCAACTGAAAAACAATTGAAGGAGTATGGCGATAAGATCCCTGCTGACAAAAAAGCACCGATTGAAGAAGGCTTAACAAAATTGAAAGCCGCTTACGCGTCAAAAGATCTTTCTGCAATTGAAACTGCCCAGAATGAGTTAAACACTGCATGGACAGCTGCATCAGAAGATATGTACAAAGCTGCTGCTGACGCAGGACAACAACCAGGCGCAGGTGAAGCAGGACCAGAAGCACACGCTGAAGGTAATGCCGACAATGTTACTGATGTTGACTTTGAAGAAGTAAAATAATAGCCCGAAAGGGATCATATACCAAGCCCGGCTGGTTTTCCAGCCGGGCTTTTTTTTGGTT
Protein-coding regions in this window:
- a CDS encoding DASH family cryptochrome, with protein sequence MSGKTILVWFRNDLRIHDNEILLEAIRKADNVLPVYCFDPYYFTKTTSGEPKTGNLRARFLLESVADLRKNLQARDAELIIRTGNPAEILPQLAEEYHISEVYHHREVAYEETEISEQVEAALWKIRLNLKHFIGHTLYHKEDLPFPIKDIPDSFAIFKKKIERDSDVRPFASTPEHIVTPEITDAGELPTLQQLGLDEPVDDPRAAIKFIGGETEALKQLDQYFIHTEQLGKQKPKNGSASTCMSSHLSPWIALGCISLRQVYWEVIKHEGSTHNNSPLVLELLWRDYFRFMFKKHGQKFISAKETDNSDDFAANQDELFEKWKTGITGVALVDAIMHELNATGYINNYSRQIVAGFLVSVLKVDWTKGAAYFEEKLIDYSPASNWGNWAFIAGIGNDPRDSRYFNIAKQLNDLDTKNDFIATWLPELKDVSDQYAHVTH
- a CDS encoding 2-oxoglutarate dehydrogenase E1 component, whose protein sequence is MDRLNYINSGNAAFIDSLYQEYQQDPSAVDFGWQKFFEGFDFGRGSEAPAASAETPEHFLKEINVLNMINGYRTRGHLFATTNPVRERRKYYPGKELETFGLSDADMDTVFNAGVEVGIGPAKLRDIRQLLEDTYCRNIGAEYRYVRNPIKVKWFESRMETSRNTPSFGVEQKKLMFNKLSHAVIFENFLGTKFLGQKRFSLEGAEALIPALDSVIQKGATLGIEEFIIGMAHRGRLNVLSNIMEKTYKEIFFEFEGKNYDEDSPFSGDVKYHLGYSTDVTASNGNKVHLSLCPNPSHLEAVDPVVEGLTRSKIDFKYKGDHTKIAPILIHGDASVAGQGIVYEVLQMEKLDGYRTGGTIHLVINNQIGFTTNYIDARSSTYCTDVAKTVLSPVFHVNGDDVEALAYVVNLAMEYRQAFHDDVFIDILCYRRYGHNEADEPKFTQPVLYKAIEAHENPREVYLKKLIAEGSITETLAKDTEKEFRDLLQQQLDESKAEERFTDTIPMFNGAWEGLHIATEREAMAKTDTAVPKEELIEIGKVLTELPKNKEFFKKIEKLFQDRNAMVNKTGVFDWAMGELLAYGTLLKDGHPVRLSGEDVKRGTFSHRHAVLTLADSEEEYTPMDNVNPEAKFSIYNSLLSEYGVLGFEYGYALANPNALTIWEAQFGDFFNGAQIIVDQYIASAETKWQRGNGLVMLLPHGYEGQGPEHSSARIERFMELCADNNIQVANCTTPANFFHILRRQIYRDFRKPLIVFTPKSLLRSPKCVSPIVDFTEGKFQEVIDDTYAEAKKVKRVLFCSGKIYYDLQEKQQTDQRKDVAIVRIEQLYPTPVQQMAKIKAKYSKATEFIWVQEEPENMGAWPYMCRKFRKEDVLKLDVISRIEGSSTATGFAKQHAAQQLYIISKAFESPVGPELKEKIKKTTQKMATASAD
- the odhB gene encoding 2-oxoglutarate dehydrogenase complex dihydrolipoyllysine-residue succinyltransferase; this encodes MSLEIKVPPVGESITEVTLSSWLKKDGDTVKMDEVIAELESDKATFELTAEKAGTLKTIAKEGDTLAIGAPVARIEDGGAASTSAPVIESAPAVKAVSEAVATPADTTNPSAGASTSEIKVPPVGESITEVTLSRWIKKNGDTVAMDEAIAELESDKATFELTADKAGTLNTIAKEGDVLAIGAPVASITGGGGVSGGGSPAASPAATTSAPAAAPVVVSDKNYATGTPSPAAAKILAEKGIDPSAVSGNGVNGRITKEDAIKANLVSESPQAPIPPAAKPSPVAATQATPVSFSGDRADRREKMSSLRKTVAKRLVAVKNETAMLTTFNEVDMSPIMEIRAKYKDKFKEKNGVGLGFMSFFTKAVCEALKEWPSVGARIDGDEIVFSNYADISIAVSAPKGLVVPVIRNADSMSLAQIEKAVAALAVKARESKLTLEEMTGGNFTITNGGVFGSLLSTPIINSPQSAILGMHNIVERPIALNGQVVIRPMMYIALSYDHRIIDGRESVSFLVRVKQLLEDPTRLLLGV
- a CDS encoding DinB family protein, whose protein sequence is MKRSIDIIKQPRILVLKEIEHLSTEQLNKVPTSFNNNIAWNLGHMIAAQQGICYKRSGLNTTVSEDFFHTYKPGTKPERFIDEVEIAFIKEQLFISLEKLEADLDKEIFVDYTKVMTRYGIELSSIEEAVAFLPFHEGLHIGYIMSLRKLV
- a CDS encoding ArnT family glycosyltransferase, with translation MPELTANKTFQSNKTIWYFLLAWTALNIIQAYTLELHADEAYYWLYSRFLDWGYFDHPPMVALFIRFGDSIMHNELGLRILTITVSTASIYILWLILKKYNANARLFIVVISCMFMVHMYGFTTTPDAPLFFFAVVFYYFYQRYIDNDSWILALVLGLVVACLLYSKYHAVLLIGFTVLANLSLLKRWSFWFIVVLAAVLFIPHILWQVHHNFPSLNYHLSERSADKYHPEFTYLYPLGQILMAGPLVGWYLFYRGFSARVTDAFTRCLMVNSIGTPIFFLISSFRGEVQPQWTYIAFAPLILLILISFAQKPVIPKWFYPVAIINIVIIVAIRICLISGIPIGRLQSQFGFKNWSYVVKQKVGDHYVIFNEGFQNPSKYDYYNNTLKGFAYDSRYYRSTQFDIWPIEDSLQHKRVYYLLTYNSPGVTTDSIKVSAGTWYGGWVDDVRTYQKVIIDNGNYKMSAAPGQKIKFNLTITNPYPYAIDFSNKGWQHKVFMEACFFNEKGEMQSQLTDTSFNKIALKPGQSTHYSFTIVSPKQKGRYDLLFSLQTEPFVGSKNSRIVKFTVE